Within the Deltaproteobacteria bacterium CG11_big_fil_rev_8_21_14_0_20_49_13 genome, the region CGGGGAGCTGGCCGCGCTCGGGTACGATGTCGAGTGGGAATGCTTACCGGCGTCGGCCGTGGGCGCTCCCCATAAGCGGGAACGGATCTGGATCTTCGCGACCAAGAGAATGGTACCCGACGCCGATCGTTTCGGATGCCAAGGGGGTTTCTACCGAGAGGTTCAAAGGCTCGCCGAAGTGTCGCGGGAATCTGCGGGAGGTGCTGCGCAATGGGCCGACGGATGGCCTGTATCCGCACCCAGGATTTGTGGAGTGGCTGATGGGATTTCCAACCGGATTCACCGTCTTACCTGCCTGGGAAACGCGGTCGTTCCGCAGCTCGTCGAGGTCATCGGAAAGGCGATCATAAAAGAGGCCAACCATGAATGTTGATTTGAACACGGATCTGATTCTCGAAAGAAAGCAGATGTCGGAATTGAACGCCGCCCCATACAATCCGAGGCAGATCACCGACAAGCAGGTGGAGCGGCTCAAGAATTCCATCACGGAATTCTCGCTGGTCGAGCCGATCATCTGGAACCGTCAGACCGGTAATATCGTCGGCGGGCATCAGCGCTACAAGGTGCTTCAATCCCTCGGCATCCAGAGCACGCAGGTCGTCGTCGTGGATATTCCCATCTCCAAGGAGAAAGCCCTCAACCTGGCATTGAACCGGATCCACGGCGACTGGGATCTCGAAATGCTGCGCGACGTGATCATCGATATCGACACGGTGGAATTCCCGATTGAGCTGACCGGCTTCGATTATGACGAACTCAAAGACCTGATCGATTATGACAGGCAGACGATCCTGACTGATGCCGAAGACGACGCCATCCCCGAACCGCCCGAAAAAGCGATCACCGAGCTGGGTGATACGTGGGTTCTGGGAAGCCATCGCCTTTACTGCGGCGACAGCACGGACGAAGGATTGCTGAAAGCCTTTCTGGATCGTGCTGGATCTATTCGGCGGCTCTGGCTCCGCCCTGATCGCCTGCGAGAAGACCGGCCGCAGGGCGCGGCTTGTAGAACTGGATCCGATTTATTGCGATGTCATCGTCACCCGCTGGGAAAACTACACGGGAAAGAAAGCGGAGCGTGTTCATGCCGAAAAGAAATGACCCCAAACCCGAAGCGCCGAAGATCGGCACGTTGAGCGAGGATTGCCTTCGCCGACTTGAGGACGCCTTTTCGCTTGGCTGCAGCGACGCCGAGGCCTGTTGCTTCGCTGGGGTCACCCTGCAGGTCTTTCAGGAGTATCTGAAAGCCGACCCTGCCTTCAAAGATCGCCGTGAAATCCTCAAACAACGCCCCCAACTTTTGGCCCGTCAGACGGTCTTCAAAGCCCTGAAAGAGGACCCCCAGATCGCCTTGGAGTACCTGGATCGGGTTTCAGGCTGTAAGACTTAAAACATGATTGCCGCAATTATTAAGGTAATCGTGTTGACTTGTGACTGAAATAGTGCATAATATCCCTATAATTTAAGGATATTATGCCATGAATAAGACTCCTGAAAATAAACTTTATCAGATCGCTGAAAGCCAGCTTGGCTATTTTACATCCAAACAGGCCATTGGCGCGGGATATTTGTCGAAGAACCAT harbors:
- a CDS encoding DNA (cytosine-5-)-methyltransferase codes for the protein GFDLGLERAGMKCLWQVEINDYANGILERHWPHVTRHRDVRDCGRHNLVPVDLICGGFPCQPHSFAGMRKGSNDERDLWGEFARIIRELEPRWVLAENVPGILSTESGRYFGRVLGELAALGYDVEWECLPASAVGAPHKRERIWIFATKRMVPDADRFGCQGGFYREVQRLAEVSRESAGGAAQWADGWPVSAPRICGVADGISNRIHRLTCLGNAVVPQLVEVIGKAIIKEANHEC